One window of Desulfovibrio sp. Fe33 genomic DNA carries:
- a CDS encoding BMP family lipoprotein, with product MKRFTMLLALAASALLLMSGLAFAKDFTIGLILVGPYNDKGYSQAQYEGGKYVEAHMDGAKLIYLDKVNPADRPGLTIPQVVDDLIEKGADLIIAGSDDMKDGILEAASMHPDKIFVHASGDSAWSGKAPANLGNLFAKMIYSKMLAGFTAAMTTQTGKIGVVGPLINEETRRLMSAAYLGARYAWTEVRGMDAKDLTFNVKWIGFWFNIPGVTADPTQVAGSFYDSGYDVVISGIDTPDNVIVAKQRADAGKKVWALPYDYEKACEGQGDICLGVPYFNWGPGFLRLAKTVAAGTYKPGFEWEAPYWADYNNHDKSPVGFMAGPGVTPEVKAALDKFIAKMGSGELNLFTGPLNYQDGSPFLKAGETATDKQIWYMEQLLEGMEGLSSPE from the coding sequence ATGAAACGTTTCACCATGCTGCTGGCCCTGGCCGCGAGCGCGCTTTTGCTCATGTCCGGGCTGGCTTTCGCCAAGGATTTCACCATCGGCCTGATCCTGGTCGGCCCCTATAACGACAAGGGCTACAGCCAGGCGCAGTACGAGGGCGGCAAGTACGTCGAAGCCCACATGGACGGCGCCAAGCTGATCTACCTCGACAAGGTCAACCCGGCGGACCGCCCCGGCCTGACCATCCCGCAGGTCGTCGACGACCTGATTGAAAAGGGCGCGGACCTGATTATCGCCGGTTCCGACGACATGAAGGACGGCATCCTGGAAGCCGCCTCCATGCACCCCGACAAGATTTTCGTGCACGCCTCCGGCGACTCCGCATGGTCCGGCAAGGCTCCGGCCAACCTGGGCAACCTGTTCGCCAAGATGATCTACTCCAAGATGCTCGCCGGATTCACCGCCGCCATGACCACCCAGACCGGCAAGATCGGCGTGGTCGGCCCGCTCATCAACGAGGAGACCCGCCGCCTGATGTCCGCCGCCTACCTGGGCGCGCGCTACGCCTGGACCGAAGTGCGCGGCATGGACGCCAAGGACCTGACCTTCAACGTCAAGTGGATCGGCTTCTGGTTCAACATCCCCGGCGTGACCGCCGACCCGACCCAGGTGGCCGGTTCCTTCTATGATTCCGGTTACGACGTGGTCATCTCCGGCATCGATACCCCGGACAACGTCATCGTCGCCAAGCAGCGCGCCGACGCGGGCAAGAAGGTCTGGGCCCTGCCCTACGACTACGAGAAGGCCTGCGAAGGCCAGGGCGATATCTGCCTCGGCGTCCCCTACTTCAACTGGGGTCCCGGCTTCCTGCGCCTGGCCAAGACCGTGGCCGCCGGCACCTACAAGCCCGGCTTCGAGTGGGAAGCTCCCTACTGGGCCGACTACAACAACCACGACAAGTCCCCGGTGGGCTTCATGGCCGGTCCCGGCGTCACCCCCGAGGTCAAGGCCGCGCTCGACAAGTTCATCGCCAAGATGGGTTCCGGCGAGCTGAACCTGTTCACCGGCCCGCTCAACTACCAGGACGGCTCTCCGTTCCTGAAAGCCGGAGAGACGGCCACCGACAAGCAGATCTGGTACATGGAACAACTGCTTGAAGGCATGGAAGGCCTGTCCTCCCCCGAATAG